In Bubalus kerabau isolate K-KA32 ecotype Philippines breed swamp buffalo chromosome 4, PCC_UOA_SB_1v2, whole genome shotgun sequence, one DNA window encodes the following:
- the FOXJ1 gene encoding forkhead box protein J1, protein MAESWLRLSGAGAAEEPGSEGGLEEPDALDDSLTSLQWLQEFSILNAKAPALPSGGTDPHGYHQVPGSAAPGSPLAADPACLGQPHTPGKPTSSCTSRSAPPGLQAPPPDDVDYATNPHVKPPYSYATLICMAMQASKATKITLSAIYKWITDNFCYFRHADPTWQNSIRHNLSLNKCFIKVPREKDEPGKGGFWRIDPQYAERLLSGAFKKRRLPPVHIHPAFARQAAQEPSAAPWAGPLTVNTEAQQLLREFEEATGEAGWGAGEGRLGHKRKQPLPKRVAKVPRPPSTLLLTQEEQGELEPLKGNFDWEAIFDAGTLGGELGSLEALELSPPMSPASHGDVDLTVHGHHIDCPATWGASVEQAADSLDFDETFLATSFLQHPWDESGSSCLPPEPLFEAGDATLATDLHDWASVGAFL, encoded by the exons ATGGCGGAGAGCTGGCTACGCCTCTCGGGGGCAGGGGCGGCGGAGGAGCCCGGGTCAGAGGGCGGCCTGGAGGAGCCCGACGCTCTGGATGACAGCCTGACCAGCCTGCAGTGGCTGCAGGAATTCTCTATTCTCAACGCCAAGGCTCCCGCCCTGCCCTCGGGGGGCACCGACCCCCACGGCTACCACCAGGTGCCAGGCTCGGCCGCGCCGGGGTCTCCCCTGGCGGCCGACCCCGCCTGCCTGGGGCAGCCGCACACGCCCGGCAAGCCCACGTCGTCGTGCACGTCGCGGAGCGCGCCCCCGGGGCTGCAGGCCCCGCCTCCCGACGACGTGGACTATGCCACCAACCCGCACGTGAAGCCGCCCTACTCATACGCCACGCTCATCTGCATGGCCATGCAGGCCAGCAAGGCCACCAAGATCACCCTGTCGGCCATCTACAAGTGGATCACGGACAACTTCTGCTACTTCCGCCACGCTGATCCCACTTGGCAG AATTCCATCCGCCACAACTTGTCCCTGAACAAGTGCTTCATCAAGGTGCCTCGGGAGAAGGACGAGCCTGGCAAGGGGGGCTTCTGGCGCATCGACCCCCAGTACGCAGAGCGGCTGCTGAGCGGAGCCTTCAAGAAGCGGCGGCTGCCCCCGGTCCACATCCACCCAGCCTTCGCCCGCCAGGCCGCACAAGAGCCCAGCGCCGCCCCATGGGCCGGGCCGCTGACCGTGAACACTGAGGCCCAACAGCTGCTGCGGGAGTTTGAGGAGGCCACCGGGGAGGCGGGCTGGGGTGCGGGTGAGGGCAGGCTCGGGCATAAGCGCAAACAGCCGCTGCCCAAGCGGGTGGCCAAGGTCCCTCGGCCCCCCAGCACCCTGCTGCTCACCCAGGAGGAGCAGGGCGAGCTGGAACCCCTCAAGGGCAACTTTGACTGGGAGGCCATCTTCGACGCTGGCACTCTGGGCGGGGAGCTGGGCTcgctggaggccctggagctgagCCCACCAATGAGCCCCGCCTCGCACGGGGACGTGGACCTCACCGTCCACGGCCACCACATCGACTGCCCAGCTACGTGGGGGGCTTCAGTGGAGCAGGCTGCCGACAGCCTGGACTTCGATGAGACCTTCCTGGCCACGTCCTTCCTGCAGCACCCTTGGGACGAGAGCGGCAGTAGCTGCCTCCCCCCGGAGCCCCTCTTTGAGGCCGGAGATGCCACCCTGGCCACCGACCTGCACGACTGGGCCAGCGTGGGTGCCTTCTTGTAA